One genomic segment of Mycolicibacterium gilvum includes these proteins:
- a CDS encoding 30S ribosomal protein bS22 gives MGSVIKKRRKRMSKKKHRKLLRRTRVQRRKLGK, from the coding sequence ATGGGTTCTGTCATCAAGAAGCGGCGTAAGCGCATGTCGAAGAAGAAGCACCGCAAGCTGCTTCGTCGCACCCGGGTGCAGCGCAGAAAACTCGGCAAGTAA
- a CDS encoding thioesterase family protein, with product MTSSTLFTDAMALTPAGDGVYHGVLNEHWTIGPKVHGGAMLALCANAARTEFGEEGVEPIAVSGSFLWAPDPGAMQVVTTVRKRGRRVSLLDVELQQGDRVALRAAITMGTPEHHVPPLLSVNPVVPLMTPEPPPGLEPIGPGHSMADIVHLAHGCDIRPSLTTFDPRQDGGMPVIEYWVRPKGVAPDLLFALLCGDVSAPVTFGVNRFGWAPTVQLTAYLRALPADGWLRVMCTATQIGEDWFDEDHIVVDCEGRIIVQTRQLAMVPSR from the coding sequence ATGACGAGTTCCACCCTGTTCACCGACGCGATGGCGCTGACGCCGGCCGGCGACGGTGTGTATCACGGTGTGCTGAACGAACATTGGACGATCGGGCCCAAGGTGCACGGTGGCGCGATGCTCGCGTTGTGCGCGAACGCGGCCAGGACCGAGTTCGGCGAGGAGGGCGTGGAACCGATCGCGGTGTCGGGCAGTTTCCTGTGGGCGCCCGATCCCGGTGCCATGCAGGTCGTCACGACGGTACGCAAGCGGGGCCGCCGGGTCAGCCTGCTCGACGTCGAGCTTCAGCAGGGAGATCGGGTCGCGTTGCGGGCGGCCATCACTATGGGCACCCCGGAACATCATGTGCCGCCGCTGTTGTCGGTGAACCCGGTCGTCCCGTTGATGACGCCGGAGCCGCCGCCCGGGCTGGAACCGATCGGGCCGGGCCACTCGATGGCCGACATCGTCCACCTCGCCCACGGCTGCGACATCAGGCCGTCGCTGACGACGTTCGATCCCCGCCAGGACGGGGGCATGCCGGTGATCGAGTACTGGGTGCGGCCCAAGGGTGTGGCGCCGGATCTGCTGTTCGCGCTGCTGTGCGGCGATGTGTCGGCTCCGGTCACGTTCGGGGTCAACAGGTTCGGCTGGGCCCCGACCGTGCAGCTGACGGCGTACCTGCGGGCGCTGCCCGCCGACGGCTGGCTGCGCGTGATGTGCACGGCCACCCAGATCGGCGAGGACTGGTTCGACGAGGACCATATCGTCGTCGACTGCGAGGGCCGGATCATCGTGCAGACACGACAGCTGGCGATGGTGCCGTCCCGGTAG
- a CDS encoding sugar phosphate isomerase/epimerase family protein, whose amino-acid sequence MRPAIKVGLSTASVYPLKTEAAFEYAANLGYDGVELMVWAEAVSQDIDAIAAMSKRYGVPVLSVHAPCLLITQRVWGANPITKLARSVRAAEQLGAQTVVVHPPFRWQRRYAEGFSDQVAELESGSDVLVAVENMFPFRADRFFGAGPTSIERMRKRGGTPGPGISAFAPSYDPLDGGHAHYTLDLSHTATAGTDALDMAARMGEGLAHLHLCDGSGASYDEHLVPGRGTQPTAEVCEMLAASDFAGHVILEVTTSGARSAAEREALLTESLQFARTHLLR is encoded by the coding sequence GTGCGCCCTGCAATCAAGGTTGGCCTGTCGACGGCCTCGGTCTATCCGCTCAAGACCGAGGCGGCCTTCGAGTACGCCGCGAACCTCGGCTACGACGGGGTTGAGCTGATGGTGTGGGCCGAAGCCGTCAGCCAGGACATCGATGCGATCGCCGCGATGTCGAAGCGCTACGGCGTGCCGGTGCTGTCGGTGCATGCTCCGTGTCTGCTCATCACCCAGCGGGTGTGGGGCGCCAACCCGATCACGAAGCTCGCGCGCAGCGTGCGCGCGGCCGAACAGCTCGGCGCCCAGACCGTGGTGGTGCATCCACCGTTCCGCTGGCAGCGGCGCTACGCCGAGGGTTTCAGCGACCAGGTGGCCGAACTGGAGTCCGGCAGCGACGTGTTGGTCGCGGTGGAGAACATGTTCCCGTTCCGCGCCGACCGGTTCTTCGGGGCCGGCCCCACCTCGATCGAGCGGATGCGCAAACGCGGCGGAACTCCGGGCCCGGGTATCTCGGCGTTCGCACCGTCCTATGACCCGCTCGACGGAGGCCACGCCCACTACACGCTCGACCTGTCCCACACCGCGACAGCGGGCACCGATGCCCTCGACATGGCCGCCCGGATGGGCGAAGGCCTGGCCCACCTCCACCTCTGCGACGGCAGCGGCGCCTCCTACGACGAGCACCTGGTGCCCGGCCGCGGCACCCAGCCGACGGCCGAGGTGTGCGAGATGCTGGCTGCGAGCGACTTCGCCGGGCATGTCATCCTCGAGGTCACGACCTCCGGCGCGCGCAGCGCGGCCGAGCGGGAGGCGTTGTTGACCGAGTCGCTGCAGTTCGCCAGGACGCATCTGCTGCGCTGA
- a CDS encoding SDR family oxidoreductase — protein MDSEGRSGTGPEGSDAREGLDYPKVVLVTGACRFLGGYLTARLAQNPLINHVIAVDAVAPSKDLLRRMGRAEFVRADIRNPFIAKVIRNGEVDTVVHAAAASYAPRAGGRATLKEINVMGAIQLFAACQKAPSVRRVILKSTSEVYGSSSRDPVLFSESSSRRRPPGEGFARDSIDIEGYARGMGRRRPDIAVTILRLANMIGPAMDTALSRYLAGPVVPTVIGHDPRLQLLHEQDALGALERATMAGRSGAFNIGASGIITMSQAIRRAGRLALPVPRSALVAVDSLWRATRNTELDREQLDYLSYGRVMDTSRMRNELGYSPKWTTAEAFDDYVRGRGLTPIIDPRWIHAVENRAVAAAQRWGR, from the coding sequence ATGGATTCCGAGGGTCGGTCCGGGACAGGCCCCGAAGGATCCGACGCCCGCGAGGGCCTGGACTATCCGAAGGTCGTCCTGGTCACGGGTGCCTGCCGATTTCTCGGCGGATACCTGACCGCCCGACTGGCGCAGAACCCGCTGATCAACCATGTGATCGCGGTCGACGCGGTCGCACCCAGCAAGGATCTGCTGAGAAGGATGGGCCGCGCGGAGTTCGTCCGCGCCGACATCCGCAACCCGTTCATCGCGAAGGTCATCCGTAACGGCGAGGTCGACACCGTCGTCCACGCCGCGGCCGCGTCCTACGCGCCCCGCGCGGGCGGCCGGGCGACGCTCAAAGAGATCAACGTCATGGGTGCGATCCAGCTTTTCGCCGCGTGCCAGAAGGCGCCGTCGGTGCGCCGGGTCATCCTGAAGTCGACGTCGGAGGTCTACGGGTCCAGTTCACGGGATCCGGTGTTGTTCTCCGAGAGCAGCAGCCGCCGCAGACCTCCGGGCGAGGGCTTCGCCCGGGACAGCATCGACATCGAGGGCTACGCGCGCGGCATGGGCCGGCGCAGGCCCGACATCGCGGTCACCATCCTGCGGCTGGCGAACATGATCGGCCCGGCCATGGACACCGCGCTGTCGCGGTATCTGGCCGGACCGGTGGTACCGACCGTGATCGGACACGATCCGCGGTTGCAGCTGCTCCATGAGCAGGACGCGCTCGGAGCCCTGGAACGCGCCACCATGGCAGGCAGGTCAGGGGCGTTCAACATCGGAGCCTCCGGAATCATCACGATGAGCCAGGCGATCCGGCGCGCCGGCCGGTTGGCCCTTCCGGTTCCGCGTTCGGCGCTGGTGGCGGTGGATTCGCTGTGGCGGGCCACCCGCAACACCGAACTCGACCGCGAGCAACTCGACTATCTGAGCTACGGCCGGGTGATGGACACGTCGAGGATGCGCAACGAGCTCGGCTACTCGCCGAAGTGGACCACTGCCGAAGCCTTCGACGATTATGTCCGGGGCCGCGGTCTGACGCCGATCATCGATCCGCGGTGGATACACGCCGTGGAGAATCGCGCGGTAGCGGCGGCGCAGCGCTGGGGACGGTAG
- the proC gene encoding pyrroline-5-carboxylate reductase, translating into MARIAIIGGGSIGEALLAGLLRAGRQVKDLVVAEKSPDRGKYLAEKYSVLVTTVADAVDAATYVIVAVKPADVQHVIGDIADTAARADSDAAEQVFVSVAAGVGTSFYESKLPAGSPVIRVMPNAPMLVGGGVSALAPGRFASPEQLKEVSLLFDAVGGVLTVAESQIDAVTAVSGSGPAYFFLMVEALVDAGVDAGLPRAVATDLAVQTMAGSAAMLLERLDQNAAGSASAGPSMDTSAAQLRATVTSPGGTTAAGLRELERGGLRAAVANAVEAAKKRSEQLGITTE; encoded by the coding sequence ATGGCCAGAATCGCGATCATTGGCGGCGGAAGTATCGGTGAGGCGTTGCTGGCGGGGCTGCTGCGCGCCGGCAGGCAGGTCAAGGACCTGGTGGTTGCGGAGAAGAGCCCCGATCGCGGCAAGTACCTCGCCGAGAAGTACTCCGTGCTGGTGACGACGGTGGCCGACGCCGTCGACGCGGCCACCTACGTGATCGTCGCCGTGAAACCCGCTGACGTGCAGCATGTGATCGGCGACATCGCCGATACCGCGGCCCGTGCCGACAGCGACGCCGCCGAGCAGGTGTTCGTGTCCGTCGCCGCGGGCGTCGGCACATCGTTCTACGAGAGCAAGCTGCCGGCGGGCTCGCCGGTGATCCGGGTGATGCCGAACGCGCCGATGCTCGTCGGCGGCGGTGTCAGCGCGCTGGCCCCGGGGCGCTTCGCGAGCCCCGAGCAACTCAAAGAGGTGTCGCTGCTGTTCGACGCCGTCGGGGGCGTCCTCACCGTCGCCGAGTCACAGATCGACGCCGTCACCGCGGTGTCGGGGTCCGGCCCGGCGTACTTTTTCCTGATGGTCGAGGCGCTCGTCGACGCCGGAGTGGACGCCGGTCTGCCGCGCGCGGTGGCGACGGATCTGGCGGTCCAGACGATGGCGGGTTCGGCGGCGATGCTCCTGGAACGGCTCGATCAGAACGCGGCGGGGAGCGCGTCGGCGGGTCCGTCGATGGACACCTCGGCCGCCCAGCTGCGGGCCACCGTGACGTCCCCGGGCGGTACCACGGCGGCTGGTCTGCGGGAACTGGAGCGGGGCGGTCTGCGGGCGGCGGTCGCGAACGCCGTGGAAGCCGCAAAAAAGCGCTCTGAGCAGCTCGGAATTACAACTGAGTAG
- a CDS encoding helix-turn-helix domain-containing protein yields the protein MTSMNGPSSRDSAGGKAARDAGQGSAGDAQSPRAQFLTVAEVASLMRVSKMTVYRLVHNGELPAVRVGRSFRVHAKAVHDMLESSYFDAG from the coding sequence ATGACGTCTATGAACGGGCCATCTTCGCGGGATTCGGCTGGCGGCAAGGCGGCGCGGGACGCCGGGCAGGGCAGTGCGGGTGACGCGCAGTCGCCTCGTGCCCAGTTCCTGACCGTCGCCGAGGTGGCGAGCCTGATGCGGGTCAGCAAAATGACCGTGTACCGCCTGGTGCACAACGGTGAGCTGCCCGCCGTCCGGGTGGGTCGCTCGTTCCGGGTGCACGCCAAAGCGGTGCACGACATGCTGGAGAGCTCGTACTTCGACGCAGGCTGA
- a CDS encoding Ppx/GppA phosphatase family protein yields the protein MRLGVLDVGSNTVHLLVVDARRGGHPTPMSSTKASLRLAEAIDDSGKLTRRGADKLIGTLDEFARIATSSGCAELMAFATSAVRDARNSEEVLARVKAETGVELKVLSGVDESRLTFLAVRRWYGWSAGRIVNIDIGGGSLELSSGVDEEPDVALSLPLGAGRMTREWLPDDPPGRRRVAMLRDWLTNELSDAAAAVTEAGTPDLAVASSKTFRSLARLTGAAPSGAGPRVKRTLTATGLRQLINFISRMTAADRAELEGVSADRAPQIVAGALVAEASMNALNIESVDICPWALREGLILRKLDSEADGSDFVGGSSNQVSGRGKAAKTGARESARTADART from the coding sequence GTGCGATTAGGCGTGCTCGACGTGGGCAGCAACACCGTTCATCTGTTGGTGGTGGACGCCCGCCGGGGTGGGCACCCGACGCCGATGAGTTCCACGAAGGCCTCCCTGCGCCTCGCCGAGGCGATCGACGACTCGGGGAAGCTGACCCGCCGGGGGGCCGACAAGCTGATCGGCACCCTCGACGAGTTCGCCCGCATCGCGACCAGCTCCGGATGTGCGGAGCTGATGGCGTTCGCGACCTCGGCGGTGCGCGACGCGCGCAACTCCGAAGAGGTGCTCGCCCGCGTGAAGGCCGAGACCGGTGTCGAGCTCAAGGTGCTCAGCGGGGTCGACGAGTCACGGCTGACCTTCCTGGCGGTGCGCCGCTGGTACGGCTGGAGTGCGGGACGCATCGTCAACATCGACATCGGCGGAGGCTCGCTGGAGCTCTCCAGCGGTGTCGACGAGGAGCCCGATGTGGCGTTGTCGCTGCCGCTGGGCGCGGGCCGGATGACCCGCGAATGGCTTCCCGACGATCCGCCGGGGCGGCGCCGGGTCGCGATGCTGCGCGACTGGCTGACCAACGAGCTGTCCGACGCCGCGGCGGCGGTCACCGAGGCCGGGACCCCGGACCTCGCGGTCGCGTCCTCGAAGACGTTCCGTTCGCTGGCGCGCCTCACCGGTGCCGCGCCGTCGGGAGCCGGGCCGAGGGTCAAGCGCACGCTCACCGCAACGGGTCTTCGGCAACTCATAAATTTCATCTCTAGGATGACCGCGGCTGACCGAGCTGAACTGGAAGGAGTGAGCGCCGATCGTGCGCCGCAGATCGTTGCGGGCGCGCTGGTGGCGGAGGCGAGCATGAACGCCCTGAACATCGAGAGTGTCGACATCTGTCCCTGGGCGTTGCGGGAAGGGCTCATCCTGCGGAAACTCGACAGCGAGGCCGACGGCAGCGATTTCGTCGGCGGATCCTCGAACCAAGTGAGTGGAAGGGGCAAGGCAGCCAAGACCGGCGCACGGGAATCCGCCCGCACGGCAGATGCCCGTACGTAA